The following are encoded in a window of Dryobates pubescens isolate bDryPub1 chromosome 25, bDryPub1.pri, whole genome shotgun sequence genomic DNA:
- the PUS1 gene encoding pseudouridylate synthase 1 homolog — protein sequence MLRLRWGLRVVSCGLSIPGSVACGGPWSRLRRIFTMAEDLRAAVASQTKRLNSSSEVVERLEENGHQNKRLKAGADEEDAEDQNKKSPKRKIVLLMAYSGKGYHGMQRNVGSSQFKTIEDDLVSALVQSGCIPENHGEDMKKMSFQRCARTDKGVSAAGQIVSLKVRLIDDILEKINNHLPSHIRILGLKRVTGGFNSKNKCDARTYSYMLPTFAFAHKDQDVQEEAYRLDRETLEKVNKLLACYKGTHNFHNFTSQKGPRDPSAKRYIMEMYCGEPFVRESIEFAVIKVKGQSFMMHQIRKMIGLVIAIVKGYAAESILERSWGEEKVDVPKAPGLGLVLERVHFEKYNRRFGNDGLHEPLEWTREEEKITVFKEQHIYPTIINTEREEKSMANWLNTLSIHDFNSSAVEMQVNHKNSKNSSDLEGSDGCGDDSD from the exons ATGCTGCGGCTACGGTGGGGGCTGAGGGTTGTGAGCTGCGGCCTCTCCATCCCGGGGAGCGTGGCATGTGGCGGGCCCTGGAGCCGGCTGCGCAGA ATTTTCACAATGGCTGAGGATCTGAGAGCAGCAGTTGCCAGCCAGACAAAGAgactgaacagcagcagtgaggtggTTGAAAGGCTGGAAGAAAATGGGCATCAAAACAAAAGATTGAAGGCAGGTGCAGATGAGGAAGATGCAGAGGACCAGAATAAAAAGTCACCGAAAAGGAAGATTGTGTTGTTGATGGCATACTCCGGGAAAGGCTACCATGGGATGCAA AGGAACGTGGGATCCTCACAATTCAAGACAATTGAAGATGACTTAGTTTCAGCCCTTGTTCAGTCAGGCTGCATTCCAGAAAACCACGGGGAAGATATgaagaaaatgtcttttcagCGGTGTGCTCGAACAGATAAG GGTGTGTCTGCAGCTGGACAGATTGTGTCGCTAAAGGTCAGGCTAATAGATGACATCTTAGAAAAGATCAATAACCATCTTCCTTCTCACATCAGAATTCTGG GTCTGAAGAGAGTCACTGGGGGATTCAACTCCAAGAACAAATGCGACGCCAGAACCTACTCTTACATGCTGCCTACGTTTGCCTTTGCCCATAAAGACCAGGATGTGCAAGAAGAGGCTTATAGACTGGACAGAGAGACCCTTGAAAAAGTCAATAAACTGCTTGCCTGCTATAAAGGAACACACAACTTCCACAACTTCACGTCCCAGAAGGGACCCAGGGACCCCAGCGCCAAGCGGTACATCATGGAGATGTACTGCGGAGAGCCCTTCGTGAGGGAGAGCATTGAATTTGCAGTGATCAAAGTGAAAGGTCAGAGTTTCATGATGCACCAGATAAGGAAGATGATTGGGCTGGTGATAGCGATTGTGAAAGGGTATGCTGCGGAGTCCATCCTAGAGCGCAGctggggtgaggagaaggtAGATGTCCCCAAGGCCCCTGGACTTGGGCTGGTGTTGGAAAGAGTACACTTTGAAAAGTACAACAGGCGTTTTGGGAACGATGGGCTGCATGAGCCGCTGGAGTGGACgcgggaggaggagaagattaCTGTTTTCAAAGAGCAGCATATTTATCCTACCATTATCAACacagaaagggaggagaaatcCATGGCAAACTGGCTAAACACCCTCTCCATTCATGACTTCAACTCATCTGCTGTGGAAATGCAAGTTAACCACAAAAATTCCAAG AACAGCAGTGATCTCGAAGGCAGCGATGGTTGTGGTGATGATTCCGACTAA
- the LOC128898546 gene encoding E1A-binding protein p400-like, with protein sequence MPPVPQVAQQINQEQNQQQNGPDLSSLHCSLPADCDKKHVILVSTPVPVQQQENEILQRISALRREGLWSLKRLPKLQEAPRHKSHHDYLLEEMQWMATDFVQERRWKMVVDLKRQAEIEERRKKVLNSQNISKKEITDSLTKKESLQKEVVFPDLLTSTVEKHMAGLADVAAAAEALLPKGTAPITTVVESESPSLLHGTLRGYQKAGLEWLAKLYKMNLNGILADEAGLGKTVQVVAFFAHLACNEGNWGPILVISHNFNVLKWETELECWCPALKILLYLGNPGELFKTRQEWTDPNNFNVCIASCNQFFQDYEAFMKVQWSYLVLDERQNGNNLTEKHWDAIFNLQSHHHLLLMDTLLPTALKDLWAIACFLIPGISQSYLDFMKVEGDEDHYHRTSVRLQRAVQSFILRRSKTHVEKQLPRKYEHVLPCALSERQKSMYQDILTQPRLPSSSCVLDPLEFTTASLVLDALGWDLWKHADRSLFDVIGLENKVTCYEAQVLPKLKVTRKLIEEIYCSPSSPRLEPVKLKPNRLFTPVLYGQKPEGRTRDFSRCQLQQKVDTATVTANQHEETQRPQHFATLSENQHRKASKIVHGPMASTAGAEEASAEPEKPVMLQFRGKTFTLSYRQFCLLIGRQSLKHQVTVDDLSTKSKSVSTLSCPTQGGIEEKRQLREHLDKIYFGNERRCSRAPLYGRDLLEICSWITERKISQCYSARINKWHRVALENCLPYPSTSEVLRDPLQELTLTLKQQQIALKDVVTRYLCVLPAVAVAPPRLYVANAHTHAIKVLKLNLKEQILPYFHSMQQIVRPPFLQFPDPRLLQHDSGIKTPTTV encoded by the exons atgcctcctgttcctcaggTGGCTCAACAGATCAACCAGGagcaaaaccaacagcaaaatGGACCAGACTTGTCAAGTTTGCATTGTTCCTTGCCAGCAGACTGTGATAAGAAGCATGTGATTTTGGTCTCAACTCCAGTTCCTGTACAACAACAG GAGAATGAAATTCTGCAGCGAATATCAGCACTGAGGAGAGAAGGTTTATGGTCTCTGAAACGTCTGCCCAAACTCCAAGAGGCTCCGAGGCACAAATCTCATCACGATTATCTTCTGGAAGAAATGCAGTGGATGGCAACTGACTTTGTTCAAGAGAGGAGATGGAAGATG GTGGTAGATTTAAAACGGCAAGCAGAGatagaagagaggaggaagaaagtatTAAATTCACAGAACATCtcaaaaaaag AAATAACAGACTCTTTGACTAAGAAAGAGAGCCTTCAGAAGGAGGTGGTGTTTCCAGATCTTCTCACATCTACTGTAGAGAAACACATGGCAGGTTTAGCAGACGTTGCTGCTGCCGCAGAAGCATTGTTACCCAAGGGCACTGCTCCAATCACAACGGTAGTAGAAAGTGAATCTCCATCCTTATTACATGGCACTCTTAGAGGTTATCAAAAGGCAGGCCTGGAGTGGTTGGCAAAGCTGTATAAGATGAATCTCAATGGCATTCTGGCTGATGAAGCTGGTCTTGGAAAGACAGTGCaagttgttgctttttttgcaCACCTGGCATGTAATGAAG GTAACTGGGGCCCTATTCTTGTAATTTCACACAACTTTAATGTCCTGAAGTGGGAGACTGAACTGGAATGCTGGTGTCCTGCTTTGAAAATTCTTCTGTATCTTGGGAACCCAGGAGAGCTTTTTAAAACCAGACAG GAATGGACTGACCCCAACAACTTTAATGTATGTATTGCCTCCTGCAATCAATTCTTTCAAGATTATGAAGCATTCATGAAAGTGCAATGGAGTTACCTAGTTTTAGATGAGAGGCAGAATGGTAACAATCTGACAGAGAAGCACTGGGATGCAATATTCAATCTCCAGAG CCATCATCATTTACTCTTGATGGATACGCTTCTGCCTACTGCCTTAAAAGATCTGTGGGCCATTGCCTGTTTCCTGATTCCAGGGATTTCCCAGTCCTATCTGGATTTTATGAAGGTGGAAGGGGATGAAGATCATTACCACAGAACCTCAGTGAGACTGCAGAGA GCGGTGCAGTCATTCATTTTGCGGAGGTCCAAAACGCACGTTGAGAAGCAGTTGCCAAGGAAATATGAGCATGTGCTTCCATGTGCTCTTTCTGAGAGGCAGAAGTCAATGTACCAAGACATCCTGACTCAACCAAG GCTTCCCAGTTCTTCCTGTGTATTGGACCCACTGGAGTTCACAACTGCTTCTTTAGTGCTGGATGCATTAGGATGGGATCTTTGGAAG CATGCAGACCGGTCTCTCTTCGATGTGATTGGGCTGGAAAACAAGGTTACTTGCTATGAAGCGCAAGTACTGCCAAAACTGAAGGTAACTAGGAAGCTTATTGAAGAGATCTACTGTTCTCCTTCATCACCCAGACTGGAGCCAGTGAAGCTCAAACCAAATAG GTTATTTACACCAGTACTGTATGGGCAGAAGCCTGAAGGTAGAACTAGAGACTTCTCAAGGTGTCAGTTGCAGCAGAAAGTGGACACAGCAACAGTCACAGCAAatcagcatgaggagacacaAAGACCGCAACATTTTGCCACGCTTTCAGAAAATCAGCATAGGAAAG CCAGCAAGATAGTGCATGGACCAATGGcttccacagctggagcagaagaggcAAGTGCTGAGCCAGAGAAGCCTGTAATGTTACAGTTCAGAGGGAAGACGTTTACTTTGTCTTACAGACAGTTCTGTCTTCTTATTGGTAGACAGTCTCTGAAACATCAAG TGACAGTGGATGACTTGAGTACTAAATCTAAATCAGTGTCTACCCTTTCATGTCCAACTCAG GGTGGCATAGAAGAAAAAAGACAGCTAAGAGAACACCTGGACAAGATCTATTTTGGGAATGAACGTCGTTGTTCCAGAGCCCCCCTGTACGGCAGAGACTTGTTGGAAATTTGCTCTTGGATCACTGAGAGAAAAATCTCTCAGTGTTATTCAGCCAGGATTAACAAATGGCACAGGGTTGCCTTGGAAAATTGCCTGCCATATCCAAGTACTTCAGAGGTTCTCAGGGATCCCTTGCAAGAACTCACTTTGACATTGAAGCAGCAACAGATTGCCCTGAAGGATGTCGTTACCAG ATATCTGTGTGTCTTGCCAGCTGTAGCTGTTGCTCCTCCTCGTTTGTATGTAGCAAATGCACACACCCATGCGATTAAGGTCTTGAAGCTTAACTTAAAGGAACAGATACTTCCCTACTTCCATTCAATGCAGCAGATAGTCaggcctccttttctgcagtttcCAGACCCTAGACTGCTACAGCATGATTCAGGTATTAAAACCCCTACCACTGTATGA